The following coding sequences lie in one Spinacia oleracea cultivar Varoflay chromosome 1, BTI_SOV_V1, whole genome shotgun sequence genomic window:
- the LOC110796669 gene encoding LOW QUALITY PROTEIN: receptor-like protein 19 (The sequence of the model RefSeq protein was modified relative to this genomic sequence to represent the inferred CDS: deleted 3 bases in 2 codons) translates to MITGNLPSTLGKLTTISTILLSNNRFVGQIPSSFGNFKELYTLNLSSNQLTGMLPPQLGYATLIYQEIKSRESCLQQWETSNMIYLEYLNLSNNKLYSTIPTVFKNLSQLHTLDLHSNFFYGTLQILFSKTGSYISIDVSYNKFTGGIHEKIGLNPAMRYINSLILSNNPLGGPIPKSIGHLSQLQVLKMISNRLSGNLPQQLGYIAQLTTMILLSKNKLTASIPKNVFNLNNLQCTFDVSRNQLSGKIPPHTLNIPASAFSQNLNLCDTPLPSCKSL, encoded by the exons ATGATTACGGGAAATCTACCCTCAACATTAGGAAAACTTACCACAATATCTACAATATTATTGTCAAATAACCGATTTGTAGGTCAAATACCTTCTAGTTTTGGCAATTTTAAGGAGCTATATACGTTAAATTTGTCTAGCAATCAGCTCACTGGCATGCTACCTCCGCAACTTGGTTACGCAACATTGATTTATCAAGAAATCAAATCACGGGAAAGTTGCCTTCAACAATGGGAAACATCAAACATGATATATTTGGAGTATCTTAACCTATCCAATAACAAACTTTACTCGACCATTCCGACGGTGTTCAAGAATCTTTCTCAACTGCATACACTTGATCTTCACTCTAACTTTTTTTATGGCACATTGCAAATATTATTTAGTAAAACTGGATCGTATATCTCCATTGATGTGTCTTACAATAAGTTTACTGGTGGAATTCATGAAAAGATAGGTCTCAATCCTGCAATGAGATATATCAATTCCTTGATATTGTCGAATAATCCATTGGGAGGACCAATACCAAAGTCGATAGGTCATTTGTCCCAATTGCAAGTCTTGAAAATGATAAGTAATCGACTATCAGGGAATCTTCCTCAACAACTTGGTTACATTGCTCAGTTAACGACG ATGATATTGTTGTCAAAAAATAAATTGACGGCAAGTATTCCGAAGAATGTGTTCAACTTGAACAACTTACAA TGTACGTTTGATGTCTCCAGAAATCAACTTAGTGGCAAAATTCCACCCCACACTTTGAATATTCCAGCTTCTGCATTCTCGCAAAATCTAAACCTTTGTGACACTCCGCTTCCTTCTTGTAAAAGTTTGTAA